In the genome of Desulfovibrio desulfuricans, one region contains:
- a CDS encoding 1,4-dihydroxy-6-naphthoate synthase: MSALQPQNLSFGLSPCPNDTYIFHAMLHGLVPVPASITPHMADVEELNNLARQKGLDVTKMSLGATTEIMQDYALLSSGAALGWGCGPLVVARKNLKPEDWRNATVAVPGLLTTANLLLTLHGGFQGPRKEMLFSDIMPAVASGEADLGLIIHEGRFTYARQGLVKLLDLGQWWEGEFALPLPLGAIAVRRDLPVALARRVQNTITASLAYANAHPEDSREFIRAHAQEMEESVTSAHIKTFVTDFSLDLGLAGRAAIQTLVGRAAELMGKSLPPEGLFLR, encoded by the coding sequence ATGTCTGCCTTGCAGCCGCAAAACCTGTCTTTTGGCCTTTCGCCCTGTCCCAACGACACCTATATATTTCACGCCATGCTGCACGGGCTTGTGCCTGTCCCCGCTTCCATCACGCCGCATATGGCCGATGTGGAAGAACTGAACAACCTTGCCCGGCAAAAAGGCCTGGATGTAACCAAGATGTCGCTTGGCGCAACCACCGAAATCATGCAGGATTATGCCCTGTTGTCCTCTGGTGCGGCATTGGGCTGGGGCTGCGGCCCCCTTGTGGTTGCGCGCAAAAACCTCAAGCCCGAAGACTGGCGCAACGCCACTGTGGCCGTGCCCGGTCTGCTGACCACGGCCAACCTGCTGCTGACCCTGCACGGGGGCTTTCAGGGGCCGCGCAAAGAGATGCTGTTCAGCGACATCATGCCCGCCGTGGCCAGCGGCGAGGCGGATCTTGGGCTGATCATCCACGAGGGGCGCTTTACCTACGCCCGGCAGGGGCTGGTAAAACTGCTTGATCTGGGCCAGTGGTGGGAGGGCGAATTTGCGCTGCCGCTGCCGCTGGGGGCCATTGCCGTGCGGCGCGATCTGCCGGTGGCGCTTGCCCGCCGCGTGCAGAACACCATTACCGCCAGCCTGGCCTATGCCAACGCGCACCCGGAAGACTCGCGCGAATTTATCCGCGCGCATGCGCAGGAGATGGAAGAGAGCGTGACCAGCGCGCACATCAAGACCTTTGTGACGGATTTCAGCCTTGACCTTGGCCTGGCAGGCCGTGCGGCCATCCAGACCCTGGTGGGCCGCGCTGCGGAGCTTATGGGCAAAAGCCTGCCGCCGGAAGGCCTGTTTTTGCGTTAG
- a CDS encoding sirohydrochlorin cobaltochelatase — translation MKHAILLVAFGASNPQGQNALKGFDALVRQRYPGVPVRWAYTSLLLRERMAQARQKSDSVFKAVCRLGLERFEAVAVQPLQTIPGQEHGDVRAAVEEAAAQEHLLCRVGAPLLASAGDVRATASALVRHLPAGRAADEDVIFMGHGAEHEAVARYVDLAAAVRELDSRVYVGAMNGAVTLEGILPNLVSRRVWLMPLLSVVGRHALEDMAGENGHSWRSRIEAHGHQCLPVLVGTAEYAGVAEIWLRHLEDAVQSLAAGWEKR, via the coding sequence ATGAAACATGCCATTCTTCTGGTAGCCTTTGGCGCGAGCAACCCGCAGGGACAAAACGCCCTCAAAGGCTTTGACGCGCTTGTGCGTCAGCGGTATCCCGGAGTTCCGGTACGCTGGGCCTATACCTCGCTGCTGTTGCGCGAGCGCATGGCCCAGGCCCGCCAGAAGAGCGACTCTGTCTTCAAGGCAGTATGCCGCCTGGGGCTTGAGCGTTTTGAAGCCGTGGCCGTGCAGCCCCTGCAGACCATACCGGGGCAGGAGCACGGCGATGTGCGCGCTGCGGTTGAAGAGGCCGCAGCCCAAGAGCATCTGCTGTGCCGGGTGGGCGCGCCCCTGCTGGCCTCGGCGGGCGATGTGCGCGCAACGGCCAGCGCGCTGGTGCGGCATTTGCCCGCCGGGCGCGCGGCTGACGAAGACGTGATCTTTATGGGCCACGGGGCGGAGCACGAGGCGGTTGCCCGCTATGTGGACCTGGCGGCAGCCGTGCGCGAGCTTGACAGCCGCGTATACGTGGGCGCCATGAACGGAGCGGTGACGCTTGAAGGAATTTTGCCCAATCTCGTTTCACGCCGGGTATGGCTTATGCCGCTTTTGTCGGTAGTGGGCCGCCATGCTCTGGAGGACATGGCGGGCGAGAACGGACACAGCTGGCGCAGTCGCATTGAGGCCCACGGCCATCAATGCCTGCCCGTACTCGTGGGGACGGCGGAATACGCCGGTGTGGCTGAAATATGGCTGCGGCATCTTGAGGATGCCGTTCAATCCCTTGCTGCAGGCTGGGAGAAGAGGTGA
- a CDS encoding SLC13 family permease, protein MTQVSVAARQSFWGYLCENIRNTGKNPLRVLTGFVLAWVAFFLLWGVIPPFTGLTHNGMAVLGIVVWASIMWVSEAMPAGITGISIPTMLLITQALPWTNGKPPMAIIFAGFTDHVLWLCLFAFMVAAVMQLIGLDRRIALGILARFKASSACRVVWGMFFVNIVLGFLVPAANARAATLLPVVQGICNLLGDSPEERAAKKAIVIQSLVYGSMICGMFIMTAHLPNMILVGIFEKNGFTNINFLNWMLLQFPYLGMFVLTNWWTRYYFNTSCISIAGGAATLENRYAEMGPMTTPEKVLLGIFLLVGFMFVTGKGSFIYELHRQPLGVIGLVGMMVLFAPGVMPCTWKAVQQKTIWGTFLLLGGAMTMTTAMTQAGVAQWLADHIHAWVVGMNWWQTLLTMMVGTHIIRLGMLSNVAAVAMLAPVVFAMAPRLGLHPVAFTMLVCDTDTFAYLLPTQITAAVIAHSTETFSTADYAKVGSVAVLIAIAYGVCIMAPWYALLGMPVWNPAAPWPF, encoded by the coding sequence ATGACTCAGGTTTCTGTTGCCGCAAGGCAATCTTTTTGGGGTTATCTTTGTGAAAATATTCGTAATACAGGGAAAAACCCCCTGCGCGTCCTTACAGGATTCGTCCTTGCGTGGGTTGCCTTCTTTTTGCTGTGGGGGGTGATCCCCCCGTTTACCGGGCTTACGCACAACGGCATGGCAGTGCTGGGCATTGTGGTATGGGCCAGCATCATGTGGGTCAGCGAGGCCATGCCCGCCGGTATAACCGGCATTTCCATTCCCACCATGCTGCTGATCACCCAGGCCCTGCCCTGGACCAACGGCAAGCCGCCCATGGCGATTATTTTTGCCGGGTTTACCGACCACGTCCTCTGGCTGTGCCTGTTTGCCTTTATGGTGGCGGCGGTAATGCAGCTCATCGGCCTTGACCGCCGCATTGCGCTGGGCATCCTGGCCCGCTTCAAGGCGTCCTCGGCATGCCGGGTTGTCTGGGGCATGTTTTTTGTCAACATCGTGCTGGGTTTTCTGGTTCCGGCGGCCAACGCCCGCGCCGCCACCCTGCTGCCCGTGGTGCAGGGCATCTGCAACCTGCTGGGCGACTCGCCCGAAGAACGCGCCGCCAAAAAAGCCATCGTCATCCAGTCGCTGGTTTACGGCTCCATGATCTGCGGCATGTTCATCATGACTGCCCACCTGCCCAACATGATCCTGGTGGGCATTTTTGAAAAAAACGGCTTCACCAACATCAACTTTCTCAACTGGATGCTCCTGCAATTTCCTTACCTTGGCATGTTTGTGCTGACCAACTGGTGGACGCGCTACTACTTTAACACCAGCTGCATTTCCATTGCTGGCGGCGCGGCCACGCTTGAAAACCGCTATGCGGAAATGGGCCCCATGACCACGCCCGAAAAAGTGCTGCTGGGCATCTTTCTGCTGGTCGGGTTCATGTTTGTGACCGGCAAGGGCAGTTTTATCTATGAGCTGCACCGCCAGCCTCTGGGCGTTATCGGCCTTGTGGGCATGATGGTGCTGTTTGCGCCGGGCGTAATGCCCTGCACGTGGAAGGCCGTACAGCAAAAAACCATCTGGGGAACCTTTTTGCTGCTGGGCGGCGCCATGACCATGACCACGGCCATGACGCAGGCCGGCGTGGCGCAGTGGCTTGCCGACCACATCCACGCCTGGGTCGTGGGCATGAACTGGTGGCAGACGCTGCTGACCATGATGGTGGGCACGCACATCATCCGCCTTGGCATGCTCTCCAACGTGGCGGCCGTGGCCATGCTGGCCCCCGTGGTCTTTGCCATGGCTCCCAGGCTTGGGCTGCATCCCGTGGCCTTTACCATGCTGGTGTGCGACACCGACACATTTGCCTACCTGCTGCCCACGCAGATCACCGCCGCCGTCATCGCCCACAGCACAGAGACCTTTTCTACCGCCGACTACGCCAAAGTGGGCTCGGTAGCCGTGCTCATCGCCATTGCCTACGGCGTATGCATCATGGCCCCCTGGTATGCCCTGCTGGGCATGCCCGTGTGGAACCCCGCCGCGCCCTGGCCTTTTTAA
- the mqnC gene encoding cyclic dehypoxanthinyl futalosine synthase, producing the protein MAASGQRLDRAAAEALYYKASLHTLAQLAHAMRLRMHPEPVVTYVGDRNINYSNVCVCACRFCAFFRAPDQEGGYVISRDEMAQKIDETLALGGTQVLLQGGHHPDLPLEWYEDLLRWMHATWPQLHIHAFSPPEVFFWSEKFGLSVHEVLRRLKEAGLQSLPGGGAEILHTGVRAQVSPNKCTAEQWLGVMEEAHKLGLRTTATMMFGHEEEPAHRLDHLFAVREVQDRTHGFTAFIPWTFQPAHTRINVDPLPAPAYLRLLAVSRLVLDNIANIQASWVTMGPQVAQLALFYGANDFGSLMIEENVVAAAGVSFRMNRSDIHKVIRTAGFTPVQRTMDYTPVSPQPEV; encoded by the coding sequence ATGGCCGCCAGCGGCCAGCGCCTCGATCGCGCCGCCGCCGAGGCCCTGTACTACAAGGCCAGCCTGCACACCCTGGCCCAGCTGGCCCACGCCATGCGCCTGCGCATGCATCCCGAGCCTGTTGTCACCTATGTGGGCGACCGCAACATCAACTATTCCAACGTCTGCGTCTGCGCCTGCCGCTTCTGCGCCTTTTTTCGCGCACCCGACCAGGAAGGCGGCTACGTCATCAGCCGTGACGAGATGGCGCAGAAAATCGACGAAACCCTGGCCCTCGGCGGCACGCAGGTACTGCTGCAGGGCGGACACCACCCCGATCTGCCGCTGGAGTGGTACGAAGACCTGCTGCGCTGGATGCACGCCACATGGCCGCAGTTGCACATCCACGCCTTTTCGCCGCCCGAGGTTTTCTTCTGGTCGGAGAAGTTCGGCCTTTCCGTGCACGAGGTGCTGCGCCGCCTGAAAGAAGCGGGCCTGCAATCCCTGCCCGGCGGCGGGGCGGAGATTCTGCACACGGGAGTACGCGCCCAGGTGTCGCCCAACAAGTGCACTGCCGAGCAGTGGCTGGGCGTTATGGAAGAAGCCCACAAGCTGGGGCTGCGCACCACGGCCACCATGATGTTTGGTCATGAGGAAGAACCCGCCCACCGGCTTGATCACCTTTTTGCCGTGCGCGAGGTGCAGGACCGCACCCACGGCTTTACGGCCTTTATTCCCTGGACGTTCCAGCCCGCGCACACGCGCATCAACGTAGACCCGCTGCCCGCGCCCGCCTATCTGCGCCTGCTGGCCGTGTCGCGCCTGGTGCTCGACAACATCGCCAACATCCAGGCCTCGTGGGTAACCATGGGCCCGCAGGTGGCCCAGCTGGCCCTGTTCTACGGAGCCAACGACTTTGGCTCGCTGATGATTGAAGAAAACGTGGTGGCCGCAGCGGGGGTTTCCTTCCGCATGAACCGCAGCGACATCCACAAGGTCATACGCACGGCGGGCTTTACCCCTGTGCAGCGCACCATGGATTACACGCCTGTATCTCCCCAACCGGAAGTATAA
- a CDS encoding MATE family efflux transporter: protein MFEKYFSFSEARRFYSVGLPIFIAQISQTGMTFADTAFAGQYSAEHMAAVAVGGSVWMPVALLGIGCLLALSPLSAQLVGSGRPDRAAHLLRQGLWLTLGMSIVLMSFFYVMSLHMDAFGLEPELARISGGFLRAMLWGLPGFLFFVNLRSFLEGFARTRPAMIIGLLGLLVNVPCNYIFIYGKLGMPELGGVGCGVASAISFWFMGLCMLYYLRRDPQYRHLGPLFAPLFRGVSASEPRFDGALVLRVLRIGLPGALALFFEVSLFALSAILLAPLGTVMVAGHQIALNFGSLVFMVPLSISMTATIRVGRCLGALQCERAKLVARTALTLSVIFALLIATLTVLCRKGIVAIYTEDAAVAALAAQLLLYQAAYQIVDGLQVTGIGVLRGHNDTRIISVICFAAYWIIGLPLGFALARTNLLTPAMGAAGFWVAYIVALGFGAACYLLRVRQLHGLAPEDMLQRVKR from the coding sequence ATGTTTGAAAAATATTTTTCCTTTTCCGAGGCCCGCCGGTTTTATTCGGTGGGTCTGCCCATCTTCATAGCCCAGATTTCACAGACGGGCATGACCTTTGCCGACACGGCTTTTGCCGGGCAGTACAGCGCGGAGCACATGGCGGCGGTCGCCGTGGGCGGCAGCGTGTGGATGCCCGTGGCCCTGCTTGGCATTGGCTGTCTGCTGGCGCTCTCGCCGCTGAGCGCCCAGCTGGTCGGCTCCGGGCGTCCCGACCGCGCGGCGCACCTGCTGCGGCAGGGCCTGTGGCTTACACTGGGTATGAGCATTGTGCTCATGTCGTTTTTTTACGTCATGTCGCTGCACATGGACGCCTTTGGTCTTGAGCCGGAGCTGGCGCGGATCTCCGGCGGCTTTTTGCGGGCCATGCTCTGGGGTTTGCCGGGCTTTCTGTTTTTTGTGAACCTGCGCAGTTTTCTTGAGGGCTTTGCCCGTACCCGCCCGGCCATGATCATCGGTTTGCTGGGCCTGCTGGTAAACGTGCCCTGCAATTACATATTCATCTACGGCAAGCTGGGCATGCCCGAGCTGGGCGGCGTGGGCTGCGGCGTGGCCTCGGCCATCAGCTTTTGGTTTATGGGACTTTGCATGCTGTACTATTTGCGTCGCGACCCGCAGTACAGGCATCTGGGCCCGCTGTTTGCGCCCTTGTTCCGTGGCGTGAGCGCAAGCGAGCCCCGGTTTGACGGCGCGCTGGTGCTGCGCGTGCTGCGCATCGGCCTGCCGGGGGCCCTGGCCCTGTTTTTTGAGGTGTCGCTCTTTGCCCTCAGCGCCATTTTACTGGCCCCGCTGGGAACAGTGATGGTGGCCGGGCACCAGATAGCCCTCAACTTTGGTTCACTGGTGTTTATGGTGCCGCTGTCCATCAGCATGACGGCCACCATACGCGTGGGGCGCTGCCTTGGCGCGCTGCAGTGCGAACGCGCCAAGCTCGTGGCCCGCACGGCCCTGACCCTGAGCGTGATTTTTGCCCTGCTTATCGCCACGCTTACTGTGCTGTGCCGCAAGGGCATTGTGGCCATATATACGGAAGACGCGGCTGTTGCCGCGCTGGCGGCGCAGCTCTTGCTGTACCAGGCAGCCTACCAGATTGTGGACGGGCTGCAGGTGACGGGCATCGGCGTTCTGCGCGGGCACAACGACACGCGGATTATCTCGGTTATCTGTTTTGCGGCCTACTGGATCATCGGCCTGCCTCTGGGCTTTGCCCTGGCAAGGACAAACCTGCTCACCCCCGCCATGGGCGCGGCGGGTTTTTGGGTGGCCTACATTGTGGCGCTGGGATTTGGGGCGGCGTGCTATCTGCTGCGTGTGCGGCAGCTGCACGGGCTTGCGCCAGAAGACATGCTGCAGAGGGTCAAGCGCTAG
- a CDS encoding Crp/Fnr family transcriptional regulator, giving the protein MDTYWHLEKEDFFKGIAEVKSLFLKNAQCLELPKNEMVFLEGDAGDSCFYIESGLIRIFCMDRTGKEMTFSLRMKGEIFGISEVLNNSPRKACAQTASASVLYAINRQDFEAMLQEHYPLARSVITLLGRRLRQMGDLVRRQNSDVANRLASLLISLAYETLRTTEAWNQPCEIPLNIPQEQLASMVGSTQPTVSATLQQFRNAGLIVASGRRIVLLNPIEMIYRLDHNLL; this is encoded by the coding sequence ATGGACACGTACTGGCATCTGGAAAAAGAGGACTTTTTTAAGGGCATCGCCGAGGTCAAAAGCCTCTTTTTAAAAAACGCCCAGTGCCTTGAATTGCCCAAAAATGAAATGGTCTTTCTTGAGGGCGATGCCGGTGATTCCTGCTTTTATATAGAATCCGGCCTGATACGGATTTTTTGCATGGACCGCACAGGCAAGGAAATGACCTTTTCGCTGCGCATGAAGGGTGAAATTTTTGGCATTTCAGAGGTGCTGAACAACTCTCCCCGCAAGGCCTGCGCCCAGACGGCCAGCGCCTCGGTGCTCTACGCCATCAACCGGCAGGATTTTGAGGCAATGCTGCAGGAGCACTACCCCCTCGCCCGCAGCGTCATCACCCTGCTGGGGCGCAGACTGCGCCAGATGGGCGATCTGGTGCGCCGCCAGAACAGCGACGTGGCCAACCGCCTGGCCAGCCTGCTTATCTCGCTGGCCTACGAAACCCTGCGCACCACCGAAGCCTGGAACCAGCCCTGCGAAATTCCGCTGAATATCCCGCAAGAGCAGCTGGCCTCCATGGTCGGCTCCACCCAGCCAACTGTCAGCGCCACCCTGCAGCAGTTTCGCAACGCAGGGCTCATTGTGGCCTCGGGCAGACGCATTGTACTGCTCAATCCCATAGAAATGATCTACCGCCTCGACCACAACCTGCTCTAG
- a CDS encoding 4Fe-4S dicluster domain-containing protein, with amino-acid sequence MPPKIDTRKCNGCNGREETHCEEVCPGDLMALNPGTGKAYLRAARDCWDCMSCIKACPAGALEIKMPYQLGYFKASLRPIMGSNFIIWKCRDINGQEQTYRYVNRLDKA; translated from the coding sequence ATGCCGCCTAAAATCGACACGCGCAAATGCAACGGCTGCAACGGGCGCGAAGAAACCCATTGCGAAGAAGTATGCCCCGGCGATCTCATGGCCCTGAACCCCGGCACGGGCAAGGCCTATCTGCGGGCCGCCCGCGACTGCTGGGACTGCATGTCCTGCATCAAGGCCTGCCCGGCAGGCGCGCTTGAAATAAAAATGCCCTATCAGCTGGGCTACTTCAAAGCTTCACTGCGCCCCATCATGGGCTCAAACTTCATTATCTGGAAGTGCCGCGACATCAACGGGCAGGAACAGACCTACCGCTACGTCAACCGGCTGGACAAGGCCTGA
- a CDS encoding adenylyl-sulfate reductase subunit alpha, protein MARIKTTHAVDFRPTSLNDIETIEVSADLLIIGGGNAGCFVATEAARLNPGAKIVIVEKADIMRSGACSAGMDAINTYIPPDKTPEDLVRWSRSQVGGGPLREDLALSNARELNECVEDLERWGLPILKDAQGNVRYRGKWDISIHGEQLKPIMAEKALATGADVYNRVAATGLLVTDGRCTGAMGFGVRDGKFYVFRARATVVSTGGAGTLYKSYTADSTDSGSQIWMCPYCVGSGYAMGLRQGAELTSLEQRWVATRTKDFCGPVDTISVGYGAPIINSLGERVMSRYASLGGDAAPRYIRANAPMEEWLSGRGPCFCDTTHMSPEKTKAMMEDYLNERPSFVLFLASRGQNPSREPIEIFGSDPYIMGGHTGGGYWVDMERMTTLPGLFAAGETAGGNPNKFVGGCCAEGKLAARGALAYMTVAHAPEHDANQIEQEKARIYAPLLSRDEEGVSPLEMKERLQRLMDEYAGGSSQFYRANEQQLDYALRHIKILQSQFQYLRANDLHDLMQANETMDRVDVAESVVHHLKARKETRWAGWQTRSDYPQRDDENFDCFVESRRDPATGEMTTFTRPYEQLLPGDRYKP, encoded by the coding sequence ATGGCACGTATAAAAACAACCCATGCGGTCGATTTTCGGCCAACCAGCCTGAACGACATTGAAACCATCGAGGTAAGCGCCGACCTGCTGATCATCGGCGGCGGCAACGCGGGCTGCTTTGTGGCGACCGAGGCCGCCCGCCTCAACCCCGGAGCCAAGATCGTCATTGTCGAAAAGGCCGACATCATGCGCTCCGGCGCGTGTTCCGCCGGTATGGACGCCATCAACACCTATATTCCGCCGGACAAGACGCCCGAAGACCTGGTGCGCTGGAGCCGCTCGCAGGTGGGCGGCGGCCCCCTGCGCGAAGACCTGGCCCTTTCCAATGCCCGCGAGCTCAACGAATGCGTGGAAGATCTGGAACGCTGGGGCCTGCCCATCCTCAAGGATGCGCAGGGCAATGTGCGCTACCGCGGCAAATGGGATATCTCCATCCACGGCGAGCAGCTCAAACCCATCATGGCGGAAAAAGCCCTTGCGACAGGCGCGGACGTATACAACCGCGTGGCCGCCACGGGCCTGCTGGTAACCGATGGCCGCTGCACCGGGGCCATGGGCTTTGGCGTGCGCGACGGCAAGTTCTACGTGTTCCGCGCGCGGGCCACGGTGGTGAGCACCGGCGGCGCAGGCACGCTGTACAAGTCCTACACGGCCGACTCCACCGACAGCGGTTCGCAAATCTGGATGTGCCCCTACTGCGTCGGCTCCGGCTACGCCATGGGCCTGCGGCAGGGCGCGGAGCTCACCAGCCTTGAGCAGCGCTGGGTCGCCACGCGCACCAAGGATTTTTGCGGCCCTGTGGACACCATCTCCGTGGGCTACGGCGCGCCCATCATCAACTCGCTGGGCGAGCGCGTCATGAGCCGCTACGCGAGCCTGGGCGGCGATGCGGCACCCCGCTACATCCGCGCCAACGCTCCCATGGAAGAATGGCTGTCCGGTCGCGGCCCCTGCTTTTGCGACACCACCCACATGTCGCCCGAAAAAACCAAGGCCATGATGGAAGATTACCTTAACGAACGTCCTTCCTTCGTGCTTTTTCTCGCCAGCCGAGGGCAGAATCCCTCCAGAGAACCCATCGAGATTTTCGGGTCCGACCCCTACATCATGGGCGGGCACACCGGCGGCGGCTACTGGGTGGACATGGAACGCATGACCACCCTGCCCGGCCTGTTTGCGGCGGGTGAAACAGCGGGCGGCAACCCCAACAAATTTGTGGGCGGCTGCTGCGCCGAGGGCAAGCTGGCCGCGCGCGGGGCCCTGGCATACATGACCGTGGCCCATGCGCCGGAGCACGACGCCAACCAGATCGAGCAGGAAAAGGCGCGCATATACGCCCCGCTGCTCTCGCGCGACGAGGAAGGCGTGAGCCCGTTGGAAATGAAGGAACGCCTGCAACGTCTCATGGACGAATACGCTGGGGGTTCCAGCCAGTTTTACCGCGCCAACGAGCAGCAGCTCGATTACGCCCTCAGGCACATCAAGATACTGCAAAGCCAGTTTCAGTACCTGCGCGCCAACGATCTGCACGACCTCATGCAGGCCAACGAAACCATGGACCGCGTGGATGTGGCCGAATCAGTGGTGCACCACCTCAAGGCCCGCAAGGAGACCCGCTGGGCTGGCTGGCAGACCCGCTCGGACTACCCGCAACGCGACGACGAAAACTTTGACTGCTTTGTGGAATCGCGCCGCGACCCCGCCACGGGAGAAATGACAACCTTTACCCGTCCCTACGAGCAGCTGCTGCCCGGCGACAGGTACAAGCCCTAA
- the mqnE gene encoding aminofutalosine synthase MqnE, translated as MLDATYYAALGLSSIREKVLAGERLSPEDGLTLFNCPDITAVGALALHVRCRLHGHKAFYVVNRQINYTNVCVNGCTFCAFRRDAEDEPGAFVLSLDDVLARLRAADATPLHLDELHIVGGCHPTRPLAWFEEMIRAVRAFNSNLPVKAFTAVEIEHFARLEGISTLEVLKRLQNAGLVMMPGGGAEIFDETLRPQICPHKADAKAWLRIQGEAHSLGIATNCTMLFGHIESYEHRIDHLCRLREQQDKSGGFTCFIPLPFLTEHSRLKLPEDKVGPQRGLDQLRTVAVSRLMLDNIPHLKAYWIMMAPKLAPVALWYGADDLDGTITEERIGHMAGAQSAQGMTIEELEHLIRESGFTPVRRNATFNTLNDESPEARQ; from the coding sequence ATGCTAGACGCAACATACTACGCCGCCCTGGGCCTTTCGTCTATCCGCGAAAAGGTGCTCGCCGGGGAGCGGCTTTCGCCCGAAGATGGGCTTACTTTGTTCAATTGCCCGGACATTACCGCCGTGGGCGCGCTGGCGTTGCATGTGCGCTGCCGCCTGCACGGGCACAAGGCTTTTTATGTGGTCAACCGCCAGATCAACTACACCAACGTGTGCGTCAACGGTTGCACCTTTTGCGCCTTCAGGCGCGATGCGGAGGACGAACCCGGCGCGTTTGTCCTGAGCCTGGACGACGTGCTGGCCCGGCTGCGGGCCGCCGACGCAACCCCCCTGCATCTGGACGAGCTGCACATTGTGGGCGGCTGCCACCCCACCCGGCCCCTGGCCTGGTTTGAAGAGATGATCCGCGCGGTGCGGGCCTTCAACTCCAACCTGCCGGTCAAAGCCTTTACGGCTGTGGAGATAGAGCACTTTGCCCGCCTTGAAGGCATCAGCACCCTTGAGGTGCTCAAGCGCCTGCAAAACGCCGGTCTTGTCATGATGCCCGGCGGCGGCGCCGAAATTTTTGACGAAACGCTGCGCCCGCAGATATGCCCCCACAAGGCCGATGCAAAAGCCTGGCTGCGCATCCAGGGCGAGGCCCACAGCCTCGGCATCGCCACCAACTGCACCATGCTGTTTGGGCATATCGAATCGTACGAGCACCGCATCGACCACCTCTGCCGCCTGCGCGAACAGCAGGACAAGAGCGGCGGCTTTACCTGTTTTATTCCGCTGCCCTTCCTCACCGAGCACAGCCGCCTCAAGCTGCCCGAAGACAAGGTCGGCCCCCAGCGCGGGCTGGACCAGCTGCGCACGGTGGCGGTGTCGCGACTGATGCTCGACAATATTCCCCACCTCAAGGCCTACTGGATCATGATGGCCCCCAAGCTGGCCCCCGTTGCCCTGTGGTACGGCGCGGACGACCTGGACGGCACCATCACCGAGGAGCGCATCGGCCACATGGCGGGCGCGCAGTCCGCCCAGGGCATGACCATTGAGGAGCTGGAGCACCTCATACGCGAATCGGGCTTTACCCCGGTGCGGCGCAACGCCACCTTCAATACCCTGAACGACGAATCCCCGGAGGCGCGCCAGTGA
- a CDS encoding menaquinone biosynthetic enzyme MqnA/MqnD family protein: MGRIGYLNVLPIYHPLEAGILPHDYELVSGPPALLNTMMARGELHVSSCSCFEYASRPERYQLVEDLSIGSRGPVMSVLLLSRVPFEQLEGQEILISGETHTSVALLRLIMRDQFKLNVSYSTGQVTPALRGKNPPVAFLAIGDEALRLRNHPDYPYRLDLAEAWRDWTGLPFIFGLWVVSRAAAEANLFTSDPGALLRQGRDWGLEHMDVILDLTAHGCPLSRDELAFYYSKGLVYTLGDEEQQGLMLFYQKLADAGMIPKAPPLEFFRM; the protein is encoded by the coding sequence ATGGGCCGTATTGGCTACCTCAACGTACTCCCCATCTATCATCCGCTCGAAGCGGGCATCCTGCCCCACGATTACGAGCTGGTTTCCGGCCCGCCCGCTCTGCTCAACACCATGATGGCGCGCGGCGAGCTGCATGTTTCGTCCTGCTCGTGCTTTGAATACGCCAGCCGCCCAGAACGCTACCAGCTGGTGGAGGACCTCTCCATCGGCTCGCGCGGGCCGGTCATGAGCGTGCTGCTGCTCTCGCGCGTGCCTTTTGAGCAACTCGAGGGGCAGGAGATTCTTATCAGCGGCGAGACCCACACCTCGGTCGCCCTGCTGCGCCTGATCATGCGCGACCAGTTCAAGCTCAACGTCAGCTATTCCACCGGGCAGGTAACTCCCGCCCTGCGCGGCAAAAATCCGCCGGTGGCCTTTCTGGCCATTGGCGACGAGGCCCTGCGCCTGCGCAACCACCCCGATTATCCCTATCGGCTTGATCTGGCCGAGGCCTGGCGCGACTGGACGGGCCTGCCCTTTATCTTTGGCCTGTGGGTGGTCAGCCGCGCGGCGGCAGAGGCCAACCTGTTTACCAGCGACCCCGGCGCACTGTTGCGGCAGGGGCGCGACTGGGGCCTTGAACACATGGACGTGATTCTCGACCTCACAGCCCACGGCTGCCCCCTGTCGCGCGACGAGCTGGCCTTTTACTACAGCAAGGGCCTTGTTTACACTCTGGGCGATGAAGAACAGCAGGGGCTGATGCTCTTTTACCAAAAGCTGGCCGACGCGGGCATGATCCCCAAGGCCCCGCCTCTGGAATTTTTCCGCATGTAG